A genomic stretch from Spongiibacter nanhainus includes:
- a CDS encoding citrate synthase, which yields MSDKKASLSIDGKTLELNVYSGTIGPDVVDVTPLTGNGYFTYDPGFVSTAACESKITYIDGNEGVLLHGGYPIEQLAEQSDYLEASYVLLYGELPNKEQKEAFVNKVRMHTMVNDQMSTFFKGFRRDAHPMAIMCGVVGALSAFYHDSLDINDEKHREISAIRLIAKMPTLAAMTYKYTIGQPFMYPQNHLSYSENFLHMMFGNPCEPTKVNPVLARAMDTIFLLHADHEQNASTSTVRLAGSTGANPFACISAGIAALWGPSHGGANEAVLNMLEEIGDEANVDACVARAKDKNDPFRLMGFGHRVYKNFDPRAKVMKKVADEVLGELGIDDPLLKVAKRLEQIALEDSYFIEKKLYPNVDFYSGIILKAIGIPTSMFTVIFALGRTPGWIAHWNEMHAGASRIGRPRQLYTGPAKRDFVPLDQRD from the coding sequence ATGAGCGATAAGAAAGCAAGTCTGAGCATCGATGGAAAAACGCTGGAATTGAATGTGTATTCCGGCACCATTGGCCCAGACGTAGTCGATGTCACCCCGTTGACGGGTAATGGCTACTTCACCTACGACCCCGGTTTTGTATCCACCGCGGCCTGCGAGTCCAAGATCACTTACATCGACGGCAACGAGGGTGTGCTGCTGCACGGCGGCTACCCCATCGAGCAACTGGCCGAGCAATCCGACTACCTGGAAGCCAGCTACGTACTGCTCTACGGTGAACTGCCCAACAAGGAACAGAAAGAAGCTTTCGTCAATAAAGTTCGCATGCACACCATGGTCAACGACCAGATGAGCACCTTCTTCAAAGGCTTCCGCCGGGATGCTCACCCCATGGCCATCATGTGTGGCGTCGTCGGCGCCCTGTCGGCGTTCTATCACGATTCGCTGGACATCAACGACGAGAAGCACCGTGAAATCTCCGCCATCCGCCTGATTGCTAAAATGCCCACCCTGGCGGCAATGACCTACAAATACACTATCGGCCAACCCTTCATGTATCCGCAGAATCATCTGAGCTACTCAGAGAATTTCCTGCACATGATGTTTGGCAATCCCTGTGAGCCCACCAAGGTCAACCCGGTTCTGGCCCGGGCCATGGACACCATCTTCCTGCTGCACGCCGACCACGAACAAAACGCGTCAACGTCGACGGTACGTCTGGCTGGCTCTACTGGCGCCAATCCTTTCGCCTGTATTTCCGCCGGTATCGCCGCGCTGTGGGGACCCTCTCACGGTGGTGCCAACGAAGCCGTGCTGAATATGCTGGAAGAGATCGGGGACGAAGCCAATGTCGATGCCTGCGTGGCCCGCGCCAAAGACAAGAACGACCCCTTCCGTCTGATGGGCTTCGGCCACCGGGTTTACAAAAACTTCGATCCCCGCGCCAAAGTCATGAAGAAGGTTGCCGACGAAGTGCTGGGCGAGCTGGGTATCGACGACCCGCTGCTGAAAGTCGCCAAACGACTGGAGCAAATTGCACTGGAAGACTCCTATTTCATCGAGAAGAAGCTCTACCCCAATGTCGACTTCTATTCCGGCATCATCTTAAAAGCGATCGGCATTCCCACCAGCATGTTCACGGTAATCTTCGCCCTCGGCCGCACGCCGGGCTGGATTGCACACTGGAACGAAATGCACGCCGGCGCCTCTCGTATCGGTCGCCCTCGCCAGCTTTACACTGGCCCCGCCAAGCGCGATTTTGTGCCGCTGGATCAGCGCGACTAA
- the sdhC gene encoding succinate dehydrogenase, cytochrome b556 subunit produces the protein MKDKRPVNLDIGTISLPITAYTSILHRASGVFLAAGMAVLFWLLGTSLSGPEGFEQAKECLSSFWGKLVVWAVLVGLSYHAAAGVKHLVMDAGIGESMEGGETGSKLVLAATAILVVLTGLWVW, from the coding sequence GTGAAAGATAAACGACCTGTAAATCTGGATATTGGCACCATCTCGCTGCCGATAACCGCCTATACCTCAATTTTGCATCGTGCCAGCGGCGTATTCCTCGCGGCTGGTATGGCGGTGTTGTTCTGGTTGCTGGGCACCAGCCTCAGCGGCCCCGAAGGCTTTGAGCAGGCCAAAGAGTGCCTGTCATCGTTTTGGGGCAAGTTGGTGGTCTGGGCTGTGTTGGTGGGCCTGAGCTACCACGCCGCAGCAGGGGTGAAACACCTTGTGATGGACGCCGGTATCGGTGAGTCAATGGAAGGGGGCGAGACCGGTTCTAAACTGGTGTTGGCCGCGACGGCAATTTTGGTTGTGTTGACGGGGTTGTGGGTATGGTAA
- the sdhD gene encoding succinate dehydrogenase, hydrophobic membrane anchor protein, with protein MVKAVTNLGRSGLSDWMVQRVSGVVLLAYFIVVAGYLLACGDGLTYQQWSSFFDSTFMRVFSTAAVLSVVGHAWIGLWAVSTDYLTERMMGGRGTFLRLVFQAVSAILLFTYLVWGIQILWG; from the coding sequence ATGGTAAAGGCAGTGACGAATTTGGGGCGCAGTGGCCTCTCTGACTGGATGGTACAACGGGTTTCCGGTGTTGTGCTGTTGGCTTATTTCATCGTCGTGGCCGGTTATCTTCTGGCCTGCGGTGATGGGCTGACCTATCAACAGTGGTCGTCATTCTTCGATAGCACATTTATGCGGGTATTTAGCACGGCAGCGGTGTTGTCGGTCGTCGGGCACGCGTGGATCGGTTTGTGGGCAGTATCCACAGATTATCTGACTGAGCGAATGATGGGCGGTCGCGGCACTTTCTTGCGTCTGGTGTTCCAGGCGGTGTCGGCAATCCTTCTCTTTACCTACCTCGTGTGGGGCATCCAGATTCTGTGGGGTTAA
- the sdhA gene encoding succinate dehydrogenase flavoprotein subunit, which translates to MSNIRTITFDGVIVGGGGAGMRAALQLAQSGYKTAVISKVFPTRSHTVSAQGGITCAIASADPNDQWQWHMYDTVKGSDYIGDQEAIEYMCSVGPEAVFELEHMGLPFSRTEEGRIYQRPFGGQSKNFGEGGQAARTCAAADRTGHALLHTLYQGNLKNNTVFFNEWYATDLVKNQDGAVVGVIAICIETGEVVYVKSKATVFATGGAGRIYASTTNAHINTGDGVGMALRAGFPVQDIEMWQFHPTGIAGAGVLVTEGCRGEGGYLINKDGERFMERYAPNAKDLAGRDVVARSMTLEIIEGRGCGPNGDHVYLKLDHLGEEVLESRLPGICELSRTFAHADPVKEPIPVIPTCHYMMGGIPTNVHGQALTVDANGNDQVIPGLYACGEVACVSVHGANRLGGNSLLDLVVFGRASGLFIEKALREGVEMRDASESDVEQSMERLNRVNNSSGGESVAALRTELQSIMQNHFGVFRKGDFMQEGVKKLAELRGRIDNAHLEDKSNAYNTARIEALELHNLFEVAEATAIAAEERKESRGAHAREDYQDRDDENWLCHSMYYPGEKRVGKRAVNFEPKTREAFAPKVRTY; encoded by the coding sequence ATGTCTAATATTCGTACAATTACTTTTGACGGCGTCATCGTCGGTGGCGGCGGTGCCGGCATGCGGGCGGCGCTGCAGCTGGCTCAGTCTGGCTATAAAACTGCAGTAATATCCAAAGTATTCCCAACGCGTTCCCACACGGTTTCTGCCCAGGGTGGCATCACCTGTGCGATTGCCAGTGCTGATCCCAATGATCAGTGGCAGTGGCACATGTACGACACGGTCAAGGGCTCTGACTACATCGGTGACCAGGAAGCCATCGAATACATGTGTAGTGTTGGTCCCGAGGCGGTCTTTGAACTGGAGCATATGGGGCTGCCGTTTTCCCGTACCGAAGAGGGCCGTATTTACCAGCGTCCATTCGGCGGTCAGTCCAAGAATTTTGGTGAGGGCGGCCAGGCGGCCCGTACCTGCGCAGCAGCGGACCGGACCGGTCACGCGTTGTTGCACACTCTTTATCAGGGCAACTTGAAGAACAACACCGTTTTCTTCAACGAGTGGTACGCCACGGACCTGGTGAAAAACCAGGACGGTGCAGTGGTCGGTGTTATCGCCATCTGTATCGAAACGGGTGAAGTGGTTTATGTGAAATCCAAAGCCACCGTTTTTGCCACCGGCGGTGCAGGCCGTATCTACGCCTCTACCACCAACGCCCACATCAATACTGGTGACGGTGTTGGTATGGCGTTGCGCGCTGGTTTCCCTGTGCAAGACATTGAAATGTGGCAGTTCCACCCCACTGGTATCGCCGGTGCCGGGGTTCTGGTCACAGAGGGTTGTCGCGGCGAAGGCGGCTACCTGATAAATAAAGATGGCGAGCGTTTTATGGAGCGCTATGCCCCCAACGCCAAAGACCTGGCCGGGCGCGACGTTGTGGCTCGTTCCATGACCCTGGAGATTATTGAGGGTCGCGGCTGTGGTCCCAACGGCGACCACGTATACCTGAAGCTGGATCACCTGGGTGAAGAAGTGCTGGAGAGCCGTCTGCCCGGTATCTGTGAGTTGAGCCGTACTTTTGCTCACGCCGACCCGGTGAAAGAGCCGATCCCGGTTATCCCCACCTGTCACTATATGATGGGCGGTATTCCCACCAACGTTCACGGTCAGGCTCTGACGGTTGATGCCAACGGTAACGACCAGGTTATTCCCGGTCTGTATGCCTGTGGTGAGGTTGCCTGTGTTTCTGTTCACGGCGCCAACCGTCTGGGTGGTAACTCGCTGCTCGACCTGGTGGTCTTCGGTCGCGCCTCTGGTCTGTTCATTGAGAAGGCGCTGCGCGAAGGCGTTGAAATGCGCGACGCATCTGAGTCCGATGTTGAGCAGTCCATGGAGCGTTTGAACCGCGTTAACAACAGCTCCGGTGGCGAAAGTGTTGCAGCGCTGCGTACTGAGCTGCAAAGCATTATGCAGAATCACTTTGGCGTATTCCGCAAAGGCGACTTTATGCAGGAAGGCGTCAAGAAGCTGGCGGAGCTGCGCGGTCGCATTGACAACGCGCATCTGGAAGACAAGAGCAATGCGTACAACACAGCGCGTATCGAAGCGCTGGAGCTGCACAACCTCTTTGAAGTGGCAGAGGCTACCGCCATCGCGGCGGAAGAGCGGAAGGAGAGCCGCGGCGCCCACGCTCGGGAGGATTACCAGGATCGCGACGACGAAAACTGGTTGTGCCACTCCATGTACTACCCCGGCGAAAAGCGTGTCGGCAAGCGGGCGGTGAACTTCGAGCCCAAAACACGGGAAGCTTTTGCGCCGAAAGTGCGTACGTATTGA
- a CDS encoding succinate dehydrogenase iron-sulfur subunit, with translation MLKVSLYRYNPEVDQEPFMQDVEIDTGGKDLMVLDVLELLKAQDPSLTYRRSCREGVCGSDGMNINGKNGLACITPISEALKNGKGGNTLVLRPLPGLPVIRDLIVDMTLFYQQYEKIKPYLINNTPAPAIERLQSPEDRAKLDGLYECILCACCSTACPSFWWNPDRFVGPSGLLQAYRFLADSRDTATDDRLSDLDDPFSVFRCHGIQNCVNVCPKGLNPTRAIGHIRNMLLSRAT, from the coding sequence ATGTTGAAAGTCAGTCTGTATCGCTACAACCCGGAAGTCGATCAAGAGCCCTTTATGCAGGACGTCGAGATCGATACCGGGGGCAAAGATTTGATGGTGTTGGATGTACTGGAGCTGCTCAAAGCTCAGGATCCCTCCTTGACCTATCGCCGCAGCTGCCGCGAAGGGGTGTGTGGCTCCGACGGTATGAACATCAACGGTAAAAATGGCCTGGCCTGTATCACGCCGATTTCTGAAGCACTGAAAAACGGCAAAGGTGGCAACACCTTGGTACTGCGCCCCTTGCCCGGCCTGCCTGTTATTCGCGATTTGATCGTGGATATGACACTGTTCTATCAGCAGTACGAGAAGATCAAGCCGTATCTGATCAACAACACGCCGGCACCGGCTATTGAGCGTCTGCAATCACCTGAAGATCGCGCCAAGCTGGATGGCCTGTACGAGTGTATCTTGTGTGCGTGCTGTTCCACGGCTTGCCCGTCGTTCTGGTGGAACCCGGACCGTTTTGTCGGCCCCAGCGGTTTGCTACAGGCCTATCGCTTCCTGGCCGACAGCCGCGATACGGCGACAGATGATCGCCTGAGCGATCTGGACGATCCCTTCAGCGTATTCCGCTGCCACGGTATCCAGAATTGCGTTAATGTGTGTCCCAAAGGTCTTAACCCCACCCGGGCGATAGGTCATATCCGCAATATGTTGCTAAGCAGGGCAACATAG
- a CDS encoding 2-oxoglutarate dehydrogenase E1 component: protein MQKESMELLWKSSHISGGNAAYVEALYETFLSDPNAVPEEWRDYFQQLPRANDTAISDIPHSPIRDHFAQLAKAPVRAINGGGSSEVSAHERKQVRVIQLVSAYRQRGHQEAQIDPLGLWERHRVPDLELQYHQLSEADFDTTFQTGSLYIGKDQATLREIYQAVRDTYCRSVGAEFMHIVDTRERAWIQQRMEGVRSKPDYGLEARTHLLERLTAAEGLEKSLGSKYPGTKRFGLEGGESLIPMMDAMIQRSGSYGAKEMVIGMAHRGRLNMLVNILGKNPSELFDEFEGKVTYQGSADVKYHQGFSSNVMTSGGEVHLALAFNPSHLEIVSPVVEGSVRARQDRRNDPEGNTVVPIVLHGDAAFAGQGVVMETFQMSQTRAYKTGGTIHVVINNQVGFTTSLQEDARSTEYCTDVAKMVQAPIFHVNGDDPEAVLFVSQLAADFRQEFKKDVVIDLVCYRRRGHNEADEPSGTQPLMYRKISKHKTTRDLYVNHLVEEGVIDKAFADQMAAEYRQALDDGQHVAKSLVKQPNTALFVDWTPYLGHAWDVPGDTSMDAKVLKDVAASMNQIPEGVSVQRQVAKIYEDRRKMAAGAMPVNWGFAETLAYGTLLKAGHPVRITGQDVGRGTFSHRHAVLHNQNDGSRYVPLQNVAEDQAPFAIYDSLLSEEAVLAFEYGYATTQPNYLVIWEAQFGDFANGAQVVVDQFISSGELKWGRLCGLTMLLPHGYEGQGPEHSSARLERFLQLCAEHNIQVCVPSTPAQVYHMLRRQVIRPLRRPLVVMSPKSLLRHKEAVSTLEELSDGQFHSVLDETDDIDKSKVTRLILCSGKVYYDLREARREHGKDSIAIVRLEQLYPFPYDDLRAVIAQYPNLKKVVWCQEEPRNQGAWYNSRHRMARVIRSFKPEKNLLLGYEGREPSASPAAGYTALHVEQQKKFIAQALKL from the coding sequence ATGCAGAAAGAATCTATGGAGCTTTTATGGAAAAGCTCCCACATATCCGGTGGCAATGCAGCCTACGTCGAAGCGCTGTATGAAACCTTTCTCTCAGATCCCAACGCCGTTCCCGAAGAATGGCGAGATTATTTCCAGCAACTCCCTCGGGCCAACGATACGGCCATTAGCGATATTCCCCACTCACCCATCCGCGATCACTTTGCCCAGCTAGCCAAGGCACCGGTGCGTGCGATTAATGGTGGTGGCAGCAGCGAGGTCAGTGCCCACGAACGCAAGCAGGTACGGGTTATTCAGCTGGTCAGTGCCTACCGTCAACGCGGCCACCAGGAAGCGCAGATCGATCCGCTGGGTTTGTGGGAGCGGCATCGGGTGCCCGATCTCGAGTTGCAATATCACCAGCTCAGTGAGGCGGACTTCGACACCACCTTTCAGACCGGCAGCCTCTATATTGGCAAGGATCAAGCGACCCTGCGGGAAATCTACCAGGCGGTTCGGGATACCTATTGCCGCAGCGTTGGCGCTGAGTTTATGCACATCGTCGATACCCGGGAGCGGGCCTGGATTCAGCAGCGCATGGAAGGGGTGCGCTCCAAGCCGGACTACGGCCTGGAAGCGCGTACCCACTTGCTGGAGAGACTGACCGCAGCGGAAGGCCTGGAAAAATCTCTAGGCTCTAAATATCCGGGCACCAAGCGCTTTGGCCTCGAAGGTGGTGAAAGCCTGATACCGATGATGGACGCGATGATCCAGCGCTCGGGTAGCTACGGTGCCAAAGAGATGGTGATCGGCATGGCCCACCGGGGCCGCCTGAATATGCTGGTCAATATCCTTGGTAAAAACCCCTCGGAACTGTTTGACGAATTCGAAGGTAAGGTGACCTACCAGGGCTCTGCCGATGTTAAATATCACCAGGGCTTCTCTTCCAATGTAATGACCTCTGGGGGCGAAGTTCACCTGGCCTTGGCCTTTAACCCGTCCCACCTGGAAATCGTGTCTCCGGTAGTTGAGGGGTCGGTGCGGGCCCGCCAGGACCGCCGGAACGATCCGGAGGGCAACACGGTTGTGCCCATCGTACTCCACGGTGATGCGGCCTTTGCCGGTCAGGGCGTGGTGATGGAAACCTTCCAGATGTCCCAGACCCGGGCCTACAAAACCGGCGGGACCATCCACGTGGTGATCAATAACCAGGTCGGTTTTACCACCAGCCTGCAGGAAGATGCCCGTTCCACGGAATATTGCACTGACGTAGCGAAGATGGTCCAGGCGCCAATCTTCCACGTCAATGGTGACGACCCCGAGGCAGTACTGTTCGTCTCCCAGCTGGCGGCAGATTTCCGTCAGGAATTTAAGAAAGACGTGGTAATTGATTTGGTGTGCTACCGCCGTCGCGGCCACAACGAGGCCGACGAGCCCTCGGGCACCCAGCCGCTGATGTACCGCAAAATCAGCAAGCACAAAACCACTCGCGATCTCTACGTCAACCATCTGGTGGAAGAGGGTGTTATCGACAAGGCCTTTGCCGATCAGATGGCTGCGGAATACCGCCAGGCCCTGGATGACGGCCAGCACGTGGCCAAGAGCTTGGTGAAGCAGCCCAATACGGCGTTGTTTGTCGACTGGACCCCCTATCTGGGGCATGCCTGGGACGTACCCGGGGACACCTCGATGGATGCCAAAGTGCTCAAGGATGTGGCGGCATCCATGAACCAGATTCCCGAGGGGGTCAGCGTTCAGCGCCAGGTTGCCAAGATTTACGAAGACCGTCGCAAGATGGCCGCGGGTGCCATGCCGGTCAACTGGGGCTTTGCTGAAACCTTGGCCTACGGCACGCTGCTTAAAGCGGGTCACCCTGTGCGCATCACTGGCCAGGATGTAGGACGCGGCACGTTCTCTCACCGCCACGCGGTGCTGCACAATCAAAACGATGGCAGTCGCTACGTACCGCTACAGAATGTCGCTGAAGATCAGGCGCCGTTTGCGATCTATGATTCGCTGTTGTCGGAAGAGGCCGTATTGGCGTTTGAATACGGCTATGCGACCACCCAGCCCAATTACCTGGTGATTTGGGAAGCCCAGTTTGGTGACTTTGCCAATGGTGCCCAGGTGGTGGTGGACCAGTTTATCAGCAGTGGAGAATTGAAGTGGGGCCGACTCTGTGGGCTTACCATGCTGTTGCCCCATGGCTATGAAGGGCAGGGGCCCGAGCACTCCTCGGCGCGTTTGGAGCGTTTCCTTCAATTGTGTGCCGAGCACAACATTCAGGTGTGTGTGCCCTCGACGCCGGCACAGGTCTACCACATGCTGCGGCGCCAGGTAATTCGACCACTGCGCCGCCCGCTGGTGGTGATGTCGCCCAAGAGTCTGCTGCGTCACAAAGAAGCGGTGTCTACGCTGGAAGAGCTCAGCGATGGCCAATTCCACAGTGTGCTGGATGAAACCGATGACATCGATAAGAGCAAGGTCACCCGGCTGATCCTGTGTAGCGGCAAGGTCTACTACGACCTCCGCGAAGCTCGCCGGGAGCACGGCAAGGATTCCATCGCCATCGTCAGGCTGGAGCAGCTTTATCCCTTCCCCTATGACGATCTGCGTGCGGTGATTGCCCAGTACCCCAATCTCAAGAAAGTGGTTTGGTGTCAGGAAGAACCCCGTAACCAGGGCGCCTGGTACAACAGCCGGCACCGGATGGCGCGGGTTATTCGCAGCTTCAAACCCGAGAAGAATTTATTGCTAGGCTATGAAGGGCGGGAGCCCTCTGCATCGCCGGCGGCGGGCTATACCGCCCTGCACGTCGAACAGCAGAAAAAATTCATCGCCCAGGCCCTAAAACTGTAA
- the odhB gene encoding 2-oxoglutarate dehydrogenase complex dihydrolipoyllysine-residue succinyltransferase produces MSTEIKAPTFPESVADGSVATWHKQVGEAVTRDEPLVDIETDKVVLEVVAPADGVLKEILKQEGDTVLSDEPVALFEEGAAASASAPASSDDAAEAEPAPKASADLKISPAARKMAEEKGIDPQTLTGTGKGGLITKEDVAKADAPAAKPAPAAAPAPAAEVDVPAGERVEKRVPMTRLRKRIAERLLDASQGTAMLTTFNEVNMKPMMDMRKQYKDLFEKTHNGTRLGFMGLFVKAACEALKRFPAVNASIDGDDIVYHGYQDVGVAVSTDKGLVVPILRDADTMSLAKIEDKVRDYGLRARDGKLGIEEMTGGTFTITNGGVFGSLLSTPILNPPQTAILGMHKIQERPMAVNGQVEILPMMYLALSYDHRLIDGKDAVQFLVTIKDLIEDPARILLEV; encoded by the coding sequence ATGAGCACCGAAATCAAAGCGCCAACCTTTCCGGAATCCGTAGCGGACGGCTCCGTCGCCACCTGGCACAAGCAGGTTGGTGAGGCGGTAACCCGAGACGAGCCGCTGGTGGATATCGAAACAGACAAAGTGGTATTGGAAGTTGTGGCACCCGCCGATGGCGTGCTTAAGGAAATTCTTAAGCAAGAGGGCGATACGGTGCTTAGTGATGAGCCGGTTGCCCTTTTTGAAGAGGGTGCCGCAGCGTCTGCTTCAGCTCCTGCAAGCAGTGATGACGCTGCGGAGGCCGAGCCTGCGCCCAAAGCGAGCGCTGATCTGAAAATTTCTCCTGCCGCCCGCAAGATGGCCGAGGAAAAGGGCATCGATCCCCAGACCCTCACCGGCACGGGTAAGGGGGGATTGATTACCAAAGAAGACGTCGCCAAGGCCGACGCGCCGGCGGCGAAGCCGGCACCCGCTGCAGCGCCGGCACCCGCCGCCGAGGTTGATGTGCCAGCCGGCGAGCGGGTCGAAAAGCGCGTACCCATGACACGTTTGCGCAAGCGTATTGCCGAGCGCCTGCTGGATGCCAGCCAGGGCACGGCCATGTTGACCACCTTCAACGAGGTCAACATGAAGCCGATGATGGATATGCGCAAACAGTACAAAGACTTGTTCGAGAAGACCCACAACGGCACCCGTTTGGGCTTTATGGGCTTGTTTGTGAAGGCGGCCTGTGAGGCCTTGAAGCGTTTTCCGGCCGTGAATGCCTCCATCGATGGTGACGACATCGTCTACCACGGCTATCAGGATGTAGGCGTTGCGGTGTCCACCGACAAAGGCTTGGTAGTGCCTATCCTGCGGGATGCCGATACCATGAGCCTGGCCAAAATCGAAGACAAAGTCCGTGACTACGGTCTGCGCGCCCGGGACGGCAAGCTGGGCATTGAAGAAATGACCGGTGGTACCTTTACCATCACCAACGGCGGCGTGTTCGGCTCACTGTTGTCCACACCGATCCTGAATCCGCCGCAAACGGCGATTCTCGGCATGCACAAAATTCAGGAGCGCCCCATGGCCGTCAATGGCCAGGTGGAGATTCTGCCCATGATGTACCTGGCGCTGTCCTACGATCACCGCCTTATCGACGGTAAGGATGCGGTGCAGTTCCTGGTAACTATTAAAGACCTCATCGAAGATCCGGCGCGAATCCTGCTCGAAGTCTAG
- the lpdA gene encoding dihydrolipoyl dehydrogenase: protein MAKYDVVVIGSGPAGYHAAIRAAQLGFSTACIEGDKNKADKPSFGGTCLNVGCIPSKALLDTSYKYHEAKEGFAAHGITAKGVEIDVPAMIKRKDQVVAQLTGGIGGLFKANGVTAIEGVGKLLAGKKVEVTKADGSVETLEAENVVIAAGSQPVDIPPAPVDQNLIVDSTGALDFDSVPKRLGVIGAGVIGLELGSVWSRLGSEVVVIEALPDFLPMVDKQIGKEAAKVFKKQGLDIRLGCRVTGSKTTKTKVTITYNDGENDVEETFDKVIVAVGRKPRSTNLLSEDCGVNLDERGFIFVDDHCATDVSGVYAVGDIVRGPMLAHKGMEEGVMVAERIAGQKPSVNYDLVPSVIYTHPEVAWVGQNEEQLKSERIPYEVGVFPFVASGRALAANDSGGMVKIIAHAETDRVLGCHIIGASAADLLQEVAIAMEFGASSEDIGMIMFGHPTLSEGVKEAALALRGHAIHIPNRKKR, encoded by the coding sequence ATGGCGAAATACGATGTTGTAGTAATTGGCTCCGGTCCCGCGGGATACCACGCGGCCATTCGGGCGGCGCAGCTGGGTTTTAGCACTGCCTGTATTGAAGGGGACAAAAACAAAGCCGACAAGCCCTCATTCGGCGGCACCTGCCTGAACGTAGGCTGTATTCCCTCCAAGGCTCTGCTGGATACCAGCTACAAGTACCATGAGGCAAAAGAGGGCTTCGCTGCCCACGGTATCACCGCCAAGGGCGTTGAGATCGATGTGCCGGCGATGATTAAGCGCAAAGATCAGGTCGTTGCACAGTTGACTGGCGGCATCGGCGGCTTGTTCAAGGCCAACGGCGTCACCGCCATTGAAGGCGTGGGCAAGTTGCTCGCCGGCAAGAAAGTTGAAGTGACCAAGGCCGACGGCAGTGTCGAGACCCTAGAAGCGGAAAACGTGGTCATCGCCGCTGGCTCGCAACCGGTGGATATTCCCCCGGCACCGGTGGATCAAAATCTGATTGTCGACTCGACAGGCGCACTGGACTTCGACTCTGTGCCCAAGCGCCTAGGTGTCATTGGTGCCGGCGTCATTGGCCTGGAGCTGGGCAGCGTGTGGTCGCGGCTGGGCAGTGAAGTGGTGGTGATCGAAGCACTGCCAGACTTTTTGCCCATGGTGGACAAACAGATCGGTAAAGAGGCTGCCAAGGTCTTTAAAAAGCAGGGGCTGGATATCCGCCTGGGGTGTCGAGTCACCGGCTCCAAAACCACCAAGACAAAAGTCACCATTACCTACAACGATGGTGAGAACGACGTCGAAGAGACCTTCGATAAAGTGATCGTGGCGGTGGGGCGCAAACCCCGCAGCACGAACCTCTTGTCCGAGGATTGCGGTGTCAACCTGGATGAGCGTGGCTTTATCTTCGTCGACGACCATTGCGCTACCGATGTCTCCGGCGTCTACGCCGTGGGCGACATCGTGCGTGGCCCGATGCTGGCCCACAAGGGCATGGAAGAGGGCGTCATGGTCGCCGAGCGCATTGCCGGCCAGAAACCCAGCGTTAACTACGACTTGGTTCCCAGCGTGATTTACACCCATCCAGAGGTGGCCTGGGTCGGTCAAAATGAAGAGCAGCTCAAGTCTGAGCGCATCCCCTACGAAGTGGGCGTGTTCCCCTTCGTTGCCAGTGGCCGCGCTCTGGCTGCCAACGATTCGGGCGGTATGGTCAAAATCATTGCCCACGCCGAGACCGATCGCGTGCTGGGCTGCCACATTATTGGCGCCAGCGCAGCTGACCTGCTTCAAGAAGTGGCTATTGCCATGGAATTTGGGGCCAGCTCCGAAGATATCGGCATGATTATGTTCGGTCACCCCACGCTTTCAGAAGGTGTGAAAGAAGCGGCTCTCGCCCTGCGCGGTCACGCCATTCACATCCCCAACCGCAAAAAGCGGTAA